A genomic segment from Microcella flavibacter encodes:
- a CDS encoding arsenate reductase ArsC, with product MTDTATPTVLFVCVHNAGRSQMAAGYLQHLAGDRVQVLSAGSAPKDQINPVAIEAMAEEGIDIAHNVPKVLTVEAVKESDVVITMGCGDACPIFPGKRYEDWELDDPAGQGIESVRPIRDDIKGRIQTLLAEILPAS from the coding sequence ATGACCGACACCGCCACCCCCACCGTCCTCTTCGTCTGCGTGCACAATGCGGGCCGCTCCCAGATGGCCGCCGGCTACCTGCAGCACCTCGCGGGCGACCGCGTGCAGGTGCTCTCCGCCGGTTCCGCCCCCAAGGATCAGATCAACCCGGTCGCGATCGAGGCCATGGCCGAGGAGGGCATCGACATCGCGCACAACGTGCCGAAGGTGCTCACCGTCGAGGCCGTGAAGGAGAGCGACGTCGTCATCACGATGGGCTGCGGCGACGCCTGCCCGATCTTCCCCGGCAAGCGCTACGAGGACTGGGAGCTCGACGACCCGGCCGGCCAGGGCATCGAGTCGGTGCGTCCCATCCGCGACGACATCAAGGGCCGCATCCAGACCCTCCTCGCCGAGATACTGCCCGCCTCATGA
- a CDS encoding arsenate-mycothiol transferase ArsC, producing the protein MSIEPVEVPDVVRRIADRLSRRYRGVVGPETVQAVVDDSFRLLARSARVTRFLPSLTAHFAADRLAAIVRAEAAERDGTPSVLFVCVENSGRSQLAAAVLRALAGDEVVVMSAGSDPAGRIIPAVAEVLDEIGIPVVDEYPKPLTDDLVRGADYVITMGCGDACPVLPGRRYEDWEVADPAGSGRAGLRAIRDEIVERVEGLVAGIREPAPAARR; encoded by the coding sequence ATGAGCATCGAGCCCGTCGAGGTGCCCGACGTCGTGCGCCGCATCGCCGATCGGCTCTCTCGCCGGTACCGCGGCGTCGTCGGGCCCGAGACCGTGCAGGCGGTCGTCGACGACAGCTTCCGGCTGCTCGCCCGCAGCGCGAGGGTCACCCGCTTCCTCCCCTCGCTCACCGCGCACTTCGCCGCCGACCGGCTCGCCGCCATCGTGCGGGCCGAGGCGGCCGAGCGCGACGGCACCCCCTCGGTGCTGTTCGTCTGCGTCGAGAACTCCGGCCGCTCGCAGCTCGCGGCCGCCGTGCTGCGCGCGCTCGCCGGCGACGAGGTCGTCGTCATGAGCGCCGGCTCCGACCCCGCCGGCCGCATCATCCCCGCCGTCGCCGAGGTGCTCGACGAGATCGGCATCCCCGTCGTCGACGAGTACCCGAAGCCGCTCACCGACGACCTCGTCCGCGGTGCCGACTACGTCATCACGATGGGCTGCGGCGACGCGTGCCCCGTGCTGCCCGGTCGTCGCTACGAGGACTGGGAGGTCGCGGATCCGGCCGGCTCGGGCCGCGCCGGGCTGCGCGCGATCCGGGACGAGATCGTCGAGCGGGTCGAGGGGCTCGTGGCGGGCATCCGCGAACCGGCACCGGCGGCGCGCCGCTGA
- a CDS encoding winged helix-turn-helix transcriptional regulator, whose product MAQLLILTSQGNADVLPALGLLSHRVRAIAAEPAALVGAPPADAILVDARLDLAGAKGLCKILTATGAGSPIIVVLTEGGLTAVNAEWGVDDVVLDTAGPAEVDARLRLAIGRQTRDAAGSSTIRASGVVIDEASYSAKVHGRTLDLTFKEFELLRFLAAHPSRVFTREQLLSEVWGYDYFGGTRTVDVHVRRLRAKLGDMESLIGTVRNVGYRFTLHEDEPEVSRLQA is encoded by the coding sequence GTGGCCCAGCTTCTGATCCTGACCTCGCAGGGGAACGCCGACGTTCTCCCCGCGCTCGGTCTGCTCAGCCACCGCGTTCGAGCGATTGCCGCCGAACCGGCCGCGCTCGTCGGCGCGCCGCCCGCCGACGCCATCCTCGTCGATGCGCGCCTCGACCTCGCCGGCGCCAAGGGCCTCTGCAAGATCCTCACCGCCACCGGTGCGGGCTCCCCCATCATCGTCGTGCTCACCGAGGGCGGCCTCACCGCGGTCAACGCCGAGTGGGGCGTCGACGACGTCGTGCTCGACACGGCGGGGCCCGCCGAGGTGGATGCTCGACTGAGGCTCGCGATCGGCCGCCAGACCCGCGATGCCGCCGGGTCGAGCACCATCCGCGCCTCGGGCGTCGTCATCGATGAGGCGAGCTACTCGGCGAAGGTGCACGGCCGCACGCTCGACCTCACGTTCAAGGAGTTCGAGCTGCTGCGGTTCCTCGCCGCGCACCCGAGCCGCGTCTTCACGCGCGAGCAGCTGTTGAGCGAGGTCTGGGGCTACGACTACTTCGGCGGCACCCGCACGGTCGACGTGCACGTGCGGCGCCTGCGCGCGAAGCTCGGCGACATGGAGTCGCTCATCGGCACGGTGCGCAACGTCGGCTACCGCTTCACCCTGCACGAGGACGAGCCCGAGGTCTCGCGGCTGCAGGCGTAG
- a CDS encoding FABP family protein, with product MFSLDTTLPAELVPLSWLIGVWEGTGVVHYDDAGTVREHEFGQRVSFSHDGQHYLNYSSATWLLDERQSPLNAEAGYWRLHRPAQPGDPGPGMLPGVGPAPYPDAESVETLRRPDGAFEVEVAVIHPGGVSELYLGTVGGARIDLQTDAVMRSASAKEYAAATRLYGLVDSRLLWAWDIAALGNDLRTHASGTLNRVE from the coding sequence GTGTTCTCCCTCGACACGACCCTGCCCGCCGAGCTCGTCCCGCTCTCCTGGCTCATCGGAGTCTGGGAGGGCACGGGCGTCGTCCACTACGACGACGCCGGCACCGTGCGCGAGCACGAGTTCGGCCAGCGCGTGAGCTTCAGCCACGACGGCCAGCACTACCTCAACTACTCCTCCGCTACCTGGCTGCTCGACGAGCGGCAGAGCCCCCTCAACGCCGAGGCCGGCTACTGGCGACTGCACCGCCCCGCGCAGCCCGGCGACCCCGGCCCCGGCATGCTGCCGGGCGTGGGCCCCGCGCCCTACCCCGACGCCGAGTCGGTCGAGACGCTGCGCCGCCCCGACGGCGCCTTCGAGGTCGAGGTGGCGGTCATCCACCCCGGCGGCGTCAGCGAGCTGTACCTCGGCACCGTCGGCGGTGCGCGCATCGACCTGCAGACCGACGCCGTCATGCGCTCGGCGAGCGCCAAGGAGTACGCCGCCGCGACCCGCCTCTACGGCCTCGTCGACAGCCGACTGCTCTGGGCGTGGGACATCGCCGCGCTCGGCAACGACCTGCGCACGCACGCCTCGGGAACGCTCAACCGTGTCGAGTGA